One window of Caldisericia bacterium genomic DNA carries:
- a CDS encoding sigma 54-interacting transcriptional regulator: protein MEKIKYFPWESLIDILLNYVDIGIHIVDKNGVTLFYNKANSKLEGLSPDEVIGKNILEVFPSLTPETSTLIKVLKTGEPIINKLQVFLTYKGKEITTLNTTFPLFYGGELIGAIELSRDITEIKKLSEKIIELQSRKNEELNQVRPLPTFDDFKTKDERLLKIKEEIKKVKDLDTPILIIGESQVGKRLLAQIIHSISKRKDKKFLYLNCATLEESLLEEMLFGIYNSDQKLIKEGLIHIVEGGTLYLANIDSLPLNLQDKLTFLIENGELSGRLITSIETLPIFSIKEGKLSKDLYYEISKIEFEIPPLRERKEDILFLSDYFLNKLNKKYKKDKKFGEDFFEFLLTFNFPGNVGELFYIIEYAYLHSEGKIIKKESLPKSIYYKELSLVDISSEFEKKIIEEVLHISNNNISKASKVLKIPRQTLQYKIKKYKIGERRKV, encoded by the coding sequence ATGGAAAAAATAAAATATTTTCCATGGGAATCTTTAATTGATATATTACTAAACTATGTAGACATAGGAATTCATATTGTTGATAAAAATGGCGTTACTCTTTTTTATAACAAGGCAAATTCAAAACTTGAAGGGCTTTCTCCTGATGAGGTTATAGGAAAAAATATCCTTGAAGTTTTTCCATCTTTAACTCCAGAAACATCAACTCTTATTAAGGTATTAAAAACGGGTGAACCAATAATAAATAAACTTCAAGTTTTTTTGACTTATAAAGGAAAAGAAATAACAACTTTAAATACAACATTTCCTCTTTTTTATGGTGGAGAATTGATTGGTGCAATTGAACTTTCAAGAGATATTACAGAAATAAAAAAGTTGAGCGAAAAGATAATTGAATTACAAAGTAGAAAAAATGAAGAGTTAAATCAAGTTAGACCGTTACCAACATTTGATGATTTTAAAACAAAAGACGAGAGATTATTAAAGATAAAAGAGGAGATAAAAAAGGTTAAGGATTTAGACACTCCAATTTTAATTATTGGCGAATCTCAGGTTGGAAAAAGGCTTCTTGCTCAAATTATTCACTCAATATCGAAAAGAAAAGATAAAAAATTTTTATATTTGAATTGTGCAACTCTTGAAGAGTCATTGCTTGAAGAGATGCTTTTTGGTATTTACAATTCAGATCAAAAATTAATTAAAGAAGGATTAATTCATATTGTTGAAGGTGGAACACTTTATCTCGCAAATATTGATTCACTTCCATTAAATTTACAAGATAAATTAACATTTTTAATTGAAAATGGTGAACTCTCTGGAAGATTAATAACTTCAATTGAAACTCTTCCAATTTTTTCAATAAAAGAGGGTAAATTAAGTAAAGATTTATATTATGAAATTTCAAAAATTGAATTTGAAATTCCTCCACTAAGAGAAAGGAAAGAGGATATTTTATTTCTTTCAGATTATTTTCTAAATAAACTAAATAAAAAATATAAAAAGGATAAAAAATTTGGGGAAGATTTTTTTGAATTTCTACTTACCTTTAACTTTCCAGGAAATGTTGGTGAACTTTTTTACATAATAGAGTATGCATATTTACATTCTGAAGGAAAAATTATTAAAAAAGAATCTCTTCCAAAATCTATTTATTATAAAGAACTAAGTTTAGTTGATATCTCTTCTGAATTTGAAAAAAAGATAATTGAAGAAGTATTACACATTTCAAATAATAATATTTCAAAAGCAAGTAAAGTTTTAAAAATACCAAGACAAACACTTCAATATAAAATAAAAAAATACAAAATAGGAGAAAGGAGAAAAGTATGA
- a CDS encoding L-erythro-3,5-diaminohexanoate dehydrogenase, whose product MKGDKFGRHRVLEPVGYLPQPAKKLNNDFSTIYSNEILVNVKFLNIDSSSFTQIKNEAKGDKRKIEEIILKIVEERGKMHNPITGSGGMFVGVIEKIGEDLKDKVQAKEGDLIASLVSLSLTPLKIENIKSIDIEREQVEIEGKAVLFETGVFTKIPSDFSLRTALSLLDVAGAPIQVSRIVKDGDKVLIIGAGGKSGLLCTYVAKKYVKEGVVIALAHSERSKRRLEKLGYYDYLITGNAQDPVEIYEKINEITKGELCDKVINCVNVPDTELSSILSCKERGLVYFFSMATSFTKAALGAEGVGKDIDMLIGNGYAKGHAEFAFNILRECPILREIFEEEFGGK is encoded by the coding sequence ATGAAAGGAGATAAATTTGGAAGACATAGAGTTTTAGAACCAGTAGGTTATCTTCCTCAACCTGCAAAAAAGTTAAACAATGATTTTTCAACTATTTATTCAAATGAAATTCTTGTTAATGTTAAATTTTTAAATATTGATTCATCATCTTTTACTCAAATAAAAAATGAAGCAAAGGGAGACAAACGAAAAATTGAAGAGATAATTTTAAAGATAGTTGAAGAAAGAGGAAAGATGCATAATCCTATCACTGGTTCTGGTGGAATGTTTGTTGGAGTTATTGAGAAGATTGGAGAAGATCTTAAAGATAAAGTTCAAGCAAAAGAGGGGGATCTTATTGCATCGCTTGTTTCTCTTTCTTTAACTCCATTAAAAATTGAAAATATAAAAAGCATTGATATTGAAAGAGAACAGGTAGAAATTGAAGGAAAAGCAGTTTTATTTGAAACTGGAGTGTTTACAAAAATTCCATCCGATTTTTCTTTAAGAACTGCTCTTTCTCTTCTTGATGTGGCAGGTGCTCCAATACAAGTTTCTAGAATAGTTAAAGATGGTGATAAAGTATTGATAATTGGAGCAGGTGGTAAATCTGGCCTTCTTTGTACATATGTTGCAAAAAAATATGTAAAAGAAGGAGTTGTTATTGCTCTCGCTCATTCTGAAAGATCAAAAAGAAGGTTAGAGAAATTGGGTTATTACGATTATTTAATTACCGGAAATGCTCAAGATCCAGTAGAAATTTATGAAAAAATAAATGAAATAACTAAAGGAGAATTGTGTGATAAGGTGATAAATTGTGTAAATGTTCCTGATACAGAACTTTCTTCAATTCTTTCATGTAAAGAGAGAGGTTTAGTTTATTTCTTCAGTATGGCAACTTCTTTTACAAAAGCAGCACTTGGTGCAGAAGGTGTTGGAAAGGATATTGATATGTTAATTGGAAATGGTTATGCAAAGGGGCACGCTGAATTTGCATTCAATATTTTAAGGGAGTGTCCTATTTTAAGAGAAATATTTGAAGAAGAGTTTGGAGGTAAATGA
- the ablA gene encoding lysine 2,3-aminomutase — protein MRDYREIEIWKDVKEEEWYDWHWQMRNRVMNLEILKKVINLTPIEEEGVKNSLIKLRMAITPYWITLMDKDDPDDPIRKQSVPTIKELDIKEEDILDPLFEEVDSPVKGLTHRYPDRVLFLITDQCAMYCRHCTRRRFAGERDRARTRDELLQGIEYIREHNEINDVLLSGGDALLVSDDTLEFILKELRKIPHVEVIRIGTRAPVTLPMRITDKLVDMLKKYHPIWLNTQFNHYKEITEDSKKAILKLVDAGIPVGNQSVLLKGINDCPVIQKKLVNELVKIRVRPYYLYQCDLSQGISHFRTSVGKGIEIIENLRGHVSGFKVPTYIIDTLGGGKIPVFPNYLISMSDRKVVLRNYEGGFFSYTEPEDKISKCPKNCDLCLKESNLISKDGPASILSGERLLIEPPQSERIKRRNGYYTKTKRE, from the coding sequence ATGAGAGATTATAGAGAGATAGAGATTTGGAAAGATGTGAAAGAGGAAGAATGGTATGATTGGCATTGGCAAATGAGAAATAGAGTTATGAATTTAGAAATACTTAAAAAAGTTATAAATTTAACTCCAATTGAAGAAGAAGGAGTTAAAAATTCACTAATAAAACTTAGAATGGCAATAACACCTTATTGGATAACTTTAATGGATAAAGATGATCCAGACGATCCTATAAGAAAACAGTCTGTTCCAACAATAAAAGAGTTAGATATAAAAGAGGAAGATATTTTAGATCCACTTTTTGAAGAAGTTGATTCTCCTGTTAAAGGTCTTACACATAGATATCCTGATAGAGTTTTATTTTTAATAACAGATCAATGTGCTATGTATTGTAGACATTGTACAAGAAGGAGATTTGCAGGTGAAAGAGATAGGGCTAGAACAAGAGATGAACTTTTACAAGGAATTGAATATATTAGAGAGCACAATGAGATAAATGATGTACTTTTATCTGGTGGAGATGCTCTCTTGGTTTCTGATGATACTCTTGAATTTATATTAAAAGAGTTAAGAAAAATTCCTCATGTTGAAGTTATAAGAATTGGAACAAGAGCGCCTGTAACTCTTCCAATGAGAATAACTGATAAACTTGTTGACATGCTAAAAAAATATCACCCAATTTGGCTTAATACTCAATTCAATCATTACAAAGAGATAACAGAAGATAGTAAAAAGGCTATTTTAAAACTTGTCGATGCAGGTATTCCAGTTGGAAATCAAAGCGTGCTTCTTAAAGGAATAAATGATTGTCCTGTAATTCAAAAGAAACTTGTAAATGAACTTGTAAAAATTAGAGTTAGACCATATTATCTCTATCAATGCGATCTCTCGCAAGGTATTTCTCATTTTAGAACATCTGTTGGTAAAGGAATTGAAATAATAGAGAATTTAAGAGGACATGTTTCTGGTTTTAAAGTTCCAACATATATAATTGATACCTTAGGAGGTGGAAAGATCCCAGTTTTTCCAAATTATCTTATTTCAATGTCTGATAGAAAAGTTGTTTTAAGAAATTATGAAGGTGGCTTTTTCTCATATACTGAACCTGAAGATAAAATTTCAAAATGTCCTAAAAATTGTGATTTATGTTTAAAAGAGAGTAATCTCATAAGTAAAGATGGTCCTGCATCAATTTTATCTGGAGAACGACTTTTAATTGAACCACCTCAATCAGAGAGAATTAAAAGAAGAAATGGATATTATACAAAAACTAAGAGAGAATAA
- a CDS encoding lysine 5,6-aminomutase subunit alpha, with product MERGTLSLNKEKVFYAKEIAKRISEKVVDEIKDFSTVSIERGILRLLGIYGVDSKGVPIVNLFIEKLKKENLLAKGVLFTISNGLLNFSSLNVEEFVKGVILGEIKLDKIPFNEKEKIEKRSIELIKECFERIKKRKEEREEFIQKYPPLEKPYLYVIVATGNIYEDAKQAASAAYLGADYIAIIRSTAQSLLDYVPYGLTTEGYGGTYATQENFRFVREKLDEVTHNVKRYIKLVNYSSGLCMPEISIIASLERLDLMVNDALYGILFRNLNPIRTMIDQKFSRYILSLSGIPIVTGEDNLIKTVDSFEYYYTVIVSQLINEQLAKLSNMDESLIGLGHAFELDPNLENGFLYEIAQAQLVRELFPNSPIKYMPPTRYKTGNIFLSYAMDTLFNIVSILTDQEIVLLGMLTEALHTPFVQDRYLAIENAKYIRNNLKDISKEFLIKSGGLIEKRAKTVFDKAVQTLEEIESLGLFNALEKGYFSNIKRPKFEGRGYDGVFKKDKDYIEFKI from the coding sequence ATGGAGAGAGGCACTCTTTCCTTAAATAAAGAAAAAGTTTTTTATGCAAAAGAAATTGCAAAAAGAATTTCAGAGAAAGTTGTAGATGAAATTAAAGATTTCTCAACTGTTTCAATTGAAAGAGGTATTTTAAGACTGCTTGGAATTTATGGAGTTGATTCAAAGGGAGTTCCTATTGTTAATCTTTTTATTGAGAAACTAAAAAAGGAGAATCTTTTAGCAAAAGGAGTTCTTTTTACAATATCAAATGGTTTATTAAATTTTAGTTCTTTAAATGTTGAAGAGTTTGTAAAAGGAGTAATTCTTGGTGAAATTAAATTAGATAAGATTCCATTTAACGAAAAAGAAAAAATAGAGAAAAGATCAATAGAACTTATAAAAGAGTGCTTTGAGAGAATAAAAAAAAGAAAAGAGGAAAGGGAAGAGTTTATTCAAAAATATCCTCCTCTTGAAAAACCTTATCTTTATGTAATAGTTGCAACTGGAAACATATATGAAGATGCAAAACAAGCAGCATCAGCCGCATATTTAGGAGCAGATTACATTGCAATTATAAGAAGCACTGCACAATCTCTTCTTGATTATGTACCTTATGGTTTAACTACAGAAGGGTATGGTGGAACATATGCAACTCAAGAAAACTTTAGATTTGTAAGAGAAAAGTTAGATGAAGTTACCCATAATGTGAAAAGATATATAAAACTTGTCAATTACTCTTCAGGTTTATGTATGCCAGAAATTTCAATAATTGCTTCTCTTGAAAGATTAGATCTTATGGTAAATGATGCTTTATACGGAATTTTATTTAGAAATTTAAATCCGATTAGAACAATGATTGATCAAAAATTCAGTAGATATATTCTATCACTTTCGGGTATTCCAATTGTTACAGGAGAAGATAATTTAATAAAAACAGTTGACTCTTTTGAATATTATTACACAGTTATTGTTTCACAACTTATTAATGAACAACTCGCAAAACTCTCCAATATGGATGAAAGTTTAATTGGTTTGGGTCATGCATTTGAACTTGACCCAAATTTAGAAAATGGTTTCTTATATGAAATTGCACAGGCTCAACTTGTAAGAGAACTATTCCCAAATTCACCTATAAAATATATGCCACCAACAAGATATAAGACTGGAAATATATTCCTCTCTTATGCAATGGATACATTATTTAATATTGTCTCTATTTTAACAGATCAAGAAATTGTTCTTCTTGGAATGTTAACAGAAGCGCTTCACACTCCATTTGTACAAGATAGATATCTTGCAATCGAAAATGCAAAATATATTAGAAATAATTTAAAGGATATATCAAAAGAGTTTTTAATTAAAAGTGGTGGACTGATTGAAAAAAGAGCAAAAACTGTTTTTGATAAAGCAGTTCAAACTCTTGAAGAAATTGAGAGTTTAGGTCTTTTTAATGCACTAGAAAAAGGATATTTTTCAAATATTAAAAGACCAAAATTTGAAGGAAGAGGGTATGATGGTGTTTTCAAGAAAGATAAAGATTATATTGAATTTAAAATTTAG
- a CDS encoding OAM dimerization domain-containing protein, translating to MKEKDLIVRPYGDLPNDGMVQVSFSLPIKLSNLSREIARKIAREMNLTDEIIVFEKDLYENFSFFILYGKFKKGVQVSKIEIKEEEKKKHEYHEVLEFGEKVLSKKIKIIAATIGSDAHTVGLDAIINAKGYKGDSGLERYPFFEILNLGAQVPHEFLISKIFEFKPNVVLISQTVTQRNIHLKNLTHLVELLEAENIRDKLLLICGGFRITKELAHELGYDMGFGSDTYPSDVAFYIINEVINRNLLDKWS from the coding sequence ATGAAAGAGAAAGATTTAATTGTAAGACCTTATGGTGATCTACCAAATGATGGGATGGTTCAGGTATCTTTTTCTCTTCCTATTAAACTTTCAAATCTTTCAAGAGAGATAGCAAGAAAAATTGCAAGAGAGATGAATTTAACTGATGAAATAATTGTTTTTGAAAAAGATCTTTATGAAAATTTTTCATTTTTCATCCTCTATGGAAAATTTAAAAAAGGAGTACAGGTTTCAAAAATTGAGATAAAAGAAGAAGAGAAAAAGAAACATGAATATCATGAAGTTTTGGAATTTGGAGAAAAAGTTTTAAGTAAAAAAATAAAAATAATTGCAGCAACAATTGGTTCAGATGCCCACACGGTTGGGCTTGATGCAATAATTAATGCAAAAGGATATAAAGGAGATTCTGGACTTGAAAGATATCCATTTTTTGAAATTTTAAATTTAGGTGCACAGGTACCTCATGAATTTTTAATTTCAAAAATTTTTGAATTTAAACCAAATGTTGTTTTAATATCTCAAACTGTCACTCAAAGAAACATTCATCTTAAAAATCTAACTCATCTTGTAGAACTTCTTGAAGCAGAAAATATAAGAGATAAACTTTTATTAATTTGTGGTGGATTTAGAATCACAAAAGAACTTGCACATGAATTAGGTTATGATATGGGTTTTGGTAGTGATACATATCCATCTGATGTTGCATTTTATATAATAAATGAAGTTATAAACAGAAATTTGTTAGATAAATGGAGTTAA
- a CDS encoding 3-keto-5-aminohexanoate cleavage protein — MEKLIITVAPVGAEVTRKDTPYLPLTPDEIADEVLRCYNAGATVVHLHARDEFGNPTQKKERYKEIIEKIKEKVPDIIIQISTGGAIGMSFEDRAEPLELNPPFASLTVGTVNFGDGVFYNPPDWIRKFAIIMKEKNIKPELEIFEAGMIDNAMRLLKEGLIEEPLHFDFVLGVPGGMSGDPKNLIFLVNSIPKNSTWMVAGIGRYEFPLSIIAVTLGGHTRVGFEDNIYLKKGVLAKSNAELVERVAKFSIEFGRDIATVAEARKILNLKR; from the coding sequence ATGGAAAAATTAATTATTACAGTCGCCCCTGTTGGGGCTGAGGTAACAAGAAAAGATACACCATACCTTCCATTAACACCAGATGAGATTGCTGATGAAGTTTTAAGGTGTTATAATGCAGGAGCAACCGTTGTTCATCTTCATGCAAGAGATGAATTTGGTAATCCAACCCAGAAAAAAGAGAGATATAAAGAGATAATTGAAAAAATAAAAGAAAAGGTTCCAGATATTATAATTCAAATTTCGACTGGTGGAGCAATAGGAATGAGTTTTGAAGATAGAGCAGAGCCACTTGAACTAAACCCCCCTTTCGCTTCTTTGACTGTTGGGACTGTAAATTTTGGAGACGGAGTTTTTTATAATCCACCAGATTGGATAAGAAAATTTGCCATAATAATGAAAGAAAAGAATATAAAACCTGAACTTGAAATTTTTGAAGCAGGAATGATTGATAATGCAATGAGATTATTAAAAGAGGGTTTAATTGAAGAACCGCTTCATTTTGATTTTGTTCTTGGAGTTCCAGGAGGCATGAGTGGAGACCCAAAAAATTTAATTTTCCTTGTTAACTCAATTCCTAAAAATTCAACTTGGATGGTTGCAGGAATAGGTAGATATGAGTTTCCTCTCAGTATAATTGCCGTTACTCTTGGAGGTCACACTCGTGTTGGTTTTGAAGATAATATCTATTTAAAAAAAGGTGTCTTAGCGAAATCAAATGCTGAACTGGTTGAAAGAGTAGCAAAATTTAGTATTGAGTTTGGAAGAGATATTGCAACAGTTGCTGAAGCGAGAAAAATCTTAAATTTAAAGAGATAA
- a CDS encoding 3-oxoacid CoA-transferase subunit B, whose product MEPKEIIAKRVAKELKDGDIVNLGFGIPVLVSNYIPKGVRVIFQGENGILGIGEINKENPDLEVTNAGNVPVKTLPFSSFFDTFMSFTMIRGGHIDVTVLGGIQVDEEGNLANWIIPGKMIAGIGGAMDLAVGAKKLIVAMEHTAKGEPKILKKCTYPLTAKKRVNLIVTELAVIEVKNDGLLLKEISPFTTVDEVISKTEAKLNISKDLKVMEI is encoded by the coding sequence ATGGAGCCAAAGGAAATAATTGCAAAAAGAGTCGCAAAGGAGTTAAAAGATGGTGATATTGTAAATTTAGGTTTTGGAATTCCAGTTTTAGTTTCAAATTATATTCCAAAAGGAGTAAGAGTTATCTTTCAAGGAGAAAATGGTATTTTAGGAATTGGTGAAATTAATAAAGAAAATCCTGATCTTGAGGTTACAAATGCTGGTAATGTCCCAGTAAAAACACTGCCTTTTTCTTCATTTTTTGATACATTCATGTCTTTTACAATGATTAGAGGAGGACATATCGATGTAACAGTTCTTGGAGGCATTCAAGTTGATGAAGAGGGGAATCTTGCAAACTGGATAATCCCAGGAAAAATGATTGCAGGAATTGGAGGAGCAATGGATCTTGCAGTTGGTGCAAAGAAACTGATTGTTGCTATGGAACATACTGCAAAAGGCGAACCAAAAATTTTAAAAAAGTGCACCTATCCATTAACTGCAAAAAAGAGAGTAAATCTTATTGTCACAGAACTTGCTGTAATAGAAGTTAAAAATGATGGACTTCTTCTAAAAGAAATTAGTCCATTTACTACTGTAGATGAAGTTATTTCAAAAACTGAAGCAAAATTAAATATTTCAAAAGACCTTAAAGTTATGGAAATTTAA
- a CDS encoding CoA transferase subunit A encodes MFEKVRDPKEALLLSGLKDGSTLLIAGFLANGTSEILIDAILDLGVRELTVICNDTSYPDKGVGKLIKEKRVKKVITTHIGTNPETQKQYINKEIEVEFVPQGTLIERLRAYGAGLGGILTPVGVGTVVEEGKQKFLINGKEYLLELPLGGDISIIKAKWGDKFGNLKYYGTARNFNPVMALAGKKVIAEVENLVEIGEMNPNEIETPGIFIDYIVKGGI; translated from the coding sequence ATGTTTGAGAAAGTGAGAGATCCAAAAGAAGCACTTCTCTTATCTGGTTTAAAAGATGGTTCAACTCTTCTTATTGCAGGTTTTCTTGCAAATGGTACAAGCGAAATATTAATAGATGCAATTTTAGATTTAGGAGTAAGAGAACTCACTGTTATTTGTAATGATACATCTTATCCTGATAAAGGAGTCGGAAAGTTAATAAAGGAGAAGAGGGTAAAAAAAGTAATAACAACTCATATTGGAACAAATCCAGAAACTCAAAAACAATATATAAACAAAGAAATTGAAGTTGAATTTGTTCCGCAAGGAACACTCATTGAAAGATTAAGAGCATATGGAGCAGGATTAGGCGGAATATTAACCCCAGTTGGTGTTGGAACAGTTGTTGAGGAAGGGAAACAAAAATTTTTAATAAATGGAAAAGAGTATTTATTAGAACTACCTCTTGGAGGAGACATTTCAATTATAAAGGCTAAATGGGGGGATAAATTTGGAAATTTAAAATATTATGGAACAGCAAGAAACTTTAATCCAGTAATGGCACTCGCTGGAAAAAAAGTAATTGCTGAAGTTGAAAATTTAGTTGAGATTGGGGAAATGAATCCAAATGAAATCGAAACTCCTGGAATTTTTATTGATTATATAGTAAAGGGAGGAATTTAA
- the alaS gene encoding alanine--tRNA ligase, with product MRNDFLKFFEERDHLILPSFSLIPKDPTLLFTAAGMVPLKSYFLGEEEPPKRRIATCQACLRTNDIEQVGKTIRHHTFFEMLGNFSIGDYFKEEAISWAYTLLTKNWGLDKNRIWISIYPDDEEALNIWKKIGIPQERIVKLPDNFWQMGEEGPCGPDSEIYYDLGEEFYCNDPSLGPASEGDRFIEVWNLVFTQFDRKKDGTLNPLPRKNIDTGMGLERITMILQNRKSNFETDIFFPIIEKITKVLKCDYDEKTKINIRVIADHIRAITFLISENLFPSNEGRGYVLRRLIRRAFSSGWALQAREPFLYKIYPVVVEKFKEPYKFLRIDEKIEKVILSEEKTFIETLEKGIDIIENLVEKAKEEGKTEISGKDIFFLYDTYGLPAEVIEDILSTRGLSYNKKEFEDALNQSRERSRKIAKESKIFEESLDYIKIKEEFGETEFIGYDTLESEGKVLLLMKNGGRVQKLSKGEEGLLILDKTPFYGEKGGQVGDIGEIKGENLYISILDTKSPVENLIVHIIRVLDGEIREGDKVYSYVNRKRREGIKRAHTATHLLHKALREVLGEHATQKGSLVSEDYLRFDFSHFSEISDEEYHEIERKINNWIYESLPVIVNFKNIEEAKREGAIALFGEKYGQIVRVVSVDELTKEFCGGTHVSNTIEIGGFKIISERGIGTNLRRIEAITGLKVIDYLNKLSKDFKNLSLSLSAKDDEVILKVQKLKDNIKELENIIRVLKERYFDLLLENAIKNSIKIKESKLILIQDKILNPQDSFSIFDKLKEREKEFIFIFLSNKDLKNISIFISDLLKEKISAKEILNFLNSKYGGKGGGKEDIAQGRIEKVELDLNLIKEFLIGKI from the coding sequence ATAAGAAATGATTTTTTAAAATTTTTTGAAGAAAGAGATCACTTAATTTTACCCTCTTTTTCTTTGATCCCAAAAGATCCAACTCTTCTTTTTACAGCAGCAGGAATGGTTCCGTTAAAATCTTACTTTCTTGGTGAAGAGGAACCTCCAAAAAGAAGAATAGCCACATGTCAGGCTTGTTTAAGAACAAACGATATAGAACAAGTTGGTAAAACAATAAGACATCACACTTTTTTTGAAATGCTTGGGAATTTTTCGATTGGTGATTATTTTAAAGAAGAGGCAATCTCTTGGGCATATACTCTTCTTACCAAAAATTGGGGTTTAGATAAAAATAGAATTTGGATTTCAATTTATCCAGATGATGAGGAGGCACTTAATATTTGGAAAAAAATTGGTATTCCTCAAGAGAGGATTGTTAAACTACCAGATAACTTTTGGCAGATGGGAGAGGAAGGACCATGTGGTCCTGATTCTGAAATTTATTATGACTTAGGAGAGGAATTTTATTGTAACGATCCTTCATTAGGTCCAGCATCCGAAGGAGATAGATTTATTGAGGTGTGGAATCTTGTTTTTACTCAATTTGATAGAAAAAAAGATGGAACACTTAATCCGCTTCCAAGAAAAAATATAGATACTGGAATGGGTCTTGAAAGAATAACAATGATTTTACAAAATAGGAAAAGTAATTTTGAGACAGATATATTTTTTCCAATAATAGAGAAGATAACAAAGGTTCTTAAATGTGATTATGATGAGAAAACAAAAATAAATATTAGAGTCATTGCAGACCACATTAGAGCAATTACATTTTTAATTTCTGAAAATCTATTTCCATCAAATGAAGGAAGAGGTTATGTTTTGAGAAGATTAATAAGAAGAGCCTTTTCTTCTGGATGGGCTCTTCAGGCAAGAGAACCATTTTTATATAAAATCTATCCTGTAGTTGTTGAAAAATTTAAAGAGCCTTATAAATTTTTAAGAATTGATGAAAAAATTGAGAAAGTTATTTTAAGTGAAGAAAAAACATTTATTGAGACACTTGAGAAAGGAATTGATATAATTGAGAATTTGGTAGAAAAAGCAAAAGAAGAGGGTAAAACCGAAATTTCTGGAAAAGATATATTTTTCCTTTATGACACATATGGTTTACCAGCAGAGGTTATTGAAGATATTTTATCAACAAGAGGTCTTTCTTATAATAAAAAAGAATTTGAGGATGCTTTAAATCAGTCAAGAGAAAGAAGTAGAAAAATTGCAAAAGAATCGAAAATATTTGAAGAGAGTTTAGATTACATAAAAATAAAAGAAGAATTTGGTGAGACAGAATTTATTGGATATGATACTTTAGAGAGCGAAGGAAAAGTTCTACTTTTAATGAAAAACGGTGGAAGAGTTCAAAAACTATCAAAAGGTGAAGAAGGATTGCTTATTCTTGACAAAACTCCATTTTATGGCGAAAAAGGCGGTCAAGTTGGAGATATTGGTGAAATAAAAGGAGAAAATTTATATATATCTATCTTAGATACAAAATCACCAGTTGAAAATTTAATAGTTCATATAATAAGAGTTTTAGATGGAGAGATAAGAGAGGGAGATAAGGTTTATTCTTATGTTAATAGAAAAAGAAGAGAGGGAATAAAAAGAGCCCACACAGCAACACACCTTCTTCATAAAGCATTAAGAGAGGTTCTTGGAGAACATGCAACTCAAAAAGGATCTCTTGTTTCAGAAGACTATTTAAGATTCGATTTTTCTCATTTTTCAGAAATTTCAGATGAAGAGTATCATGAAATTGAAAGAAAAATAAATAATTGGATTTATGAAAGTTTACCCGTTATAGTAAATTTTAAAAATATTGAAGAAGCAAAAAGAGAAGGTGCAATTGCTTTATTTGGTGAAAAGTATGGACAAATTGTAAGAGTTGTTTCTGTGGATGAACTAACAAAAGAGTTTTGTGGTGGAACACATGTATCTAACACAATTGAAATAGGTGGTTTTAAAATAATTTCTGAAAGAGGAATTGGAACAAATTTAAGAAGAATTGAAGCAATAACTGGTCTTAAGGTTATAGATTATTTAAACAAACTCTCAAAAGATTTTAAGAATTTGTCTCTTTCTCTTTCTGCAAAAGATGATGAAGTCATCTTGAAAGTTCAAAAATTAAAAGATAATATAAAGGAACTTGAAAATATTATTAGAGTTTTAAAAGAAAGATATTTTGATCTTTTACTTGAAAATGCAATAAAAAATTCAATTAAAATTAAAGAATCAAAGTTAATTTTAATTCAAGATAAGATTCTAAATCCACAAGATAGCTTCTCTATCTTTGATAAATTAAAAGAGAGAGAAAAAGAATTTATATTTATTTTCCTTTCAAATAAAGACTTAAAAAATATTTCTATATTTATTTCAGATTTATTAAAAGAAAAAATTTCAGCAAAAGAGATTCTTAACTTTTTAAATTCAAAATATGGAGGCAAGGGAGGAGGTAAAGAGGATATTGCACAAGGAAGAATTGAAAAGGTTGAGTTAGATTTAAATTTGATAAAAGAATTTTTAATTGGAAAAATATAA